A region of Carnobacterium gallinarum DSM 4847 DNA encodes the following proteins:
- a CDS encoding penicillin-binding transpeptidase domain-containing protein: MKKIKSPQKNRKKIAMILFFVSIVLFVVFIGRFSEVMIKGYINGENLSEKIENLYTRSSVLKAKRGTIYDIDGKPIAMDAASYSLVAVLTDKWSTKKNPNYVKDKEKTAELLSQNISLSKEAILEQLNRKDENGKALAQVEFGNMGKDLSYETKVNIEKAKLPGLIFEETPKRLYPNGVFASNLVGIASIPTKTAENDPNYVQNNQLVGTMGIEQAYNKLLTGTDGKYEYQKDSFGYALPNSKVKEVAAKDGSDIYLTLNNRLQVFLENKMTEVAAKYQPVTMTATLMNAKTGAIMATTQSPTFNSTTKENIDKSWRNLLVEETFEPGSTMKILTLGAAINEGVFNPNEYYASGVKKVEGGEIRDHNKVGWGSISYLEGLERSSNVAFANLVDKMGTDKWKEYMNAFGIGKSTDSGLANEAAGTIAYNYPLEKANTSFGQGLTVTDFQMLQAFSAVANNGKMVKPYFIEKKVDPNTGKETVTQPTVVGEPITAETAKKELEYLQQVVYSENGTGKVYQIENYRIAAKTGTAEIVDPKTGLYAKGDNNYVFSVAGMAPAENPELILYVTMKQPQVYDGMISGGGMIAEVFNPVMERALQYQELGKESNNEAANQVVMPKITGGTKESAVKTLEDNKLSVTIVGNGDTIVQQMPLPNETVLEGQRAMVLTNGAMTMPNMIGWSKNDVLKVSEMTGQKFKIDGDGFVTAQSLPENSNMEGAADIVVTLAAPQ, from the coding sequence ATGAAAAAAATAAAAAGCCCACAAAAAAATAGAAAAAAAATAGCCATGATTTTATTTTTCGTATCAATAGTTCTATTTGTTGTATTCATTGGTCGTTTCTCTGAGGTAATGATTAAGGGTTATATTAATGGAGAAAATCTATCTGAAAAGATTGAAAATCTCTATACAAGAAGTAGTGTACTCAAAGCGAAACGTGGAACCATCTATGACATAGATGGGAAACCGATTGCGATGGATGCTGCTTCTTATTCTTTAGTTGCTGTTTTAACTGATAAATGGTCAACAAAGAAAAATCCAAATTATGTAAAAGACAAAGAAAAAACAGCTGAACTATTGTCTCAAAACATTTCGTTGAGTAAAGAAGCGATTTTAGAGCAACTAAATCGAAAAGATGAGAATGGAAAAGCTTTAGCTCAAGTTGAATTTGGAAATATGGGAAAAGATTTAAGCTATGAAACAAAAGTTAATATTGAAAAAGCAAAGCTACCTGGATTAATTTTTGAAGAAACACCTAAACGTTTGTATCCAAATGGTGTTTTTGCTTCTAATCTAGTAGGGATTGCATCGATTCCAACAAAGACAGCTGAGAATGATCCTAACTACGTTCAAAATAATCAGCTAGTGGGAACTATGGGGATTGAACAAGCATACAATAAATTACTAACTGGAACTGACGGAAAATATGAATATCAAAAAGATAGCTTTGGTTATGCATTACCTAATTCCAAAGTTAAAGAAGTTGCTGCAAAAGATGGATCAGATATCTATTTAACCCTGAATAATCGCTTGCAAGTATTTCTTGAAAATAAGATGACCGAGGTTGCAGCTAAGTATCAACCTGTTACGATGACAGCTACTTTAATGAATGCTAAAACGGGTGCAATTATGGCAACAACTCAAAGTCCGACTTTTAATTCAACAACAAAAGAGAATATTGACAAAAGCTGGCGTAATTTATTGGTAGAAGAAACTTTTGAACCAGGTTCAACAATGAAAATTTTAACATTGGGTGCTGCAATTAATGAAGGTGTTTTTAATCCGAATGAATATTATGCATCAGGTGTGAAAAAAGTTGAAGGTGGGGAAATTCGTGATCATAATAAAGTTGGTTGGGGTTCAATTTCCTATTTAGAAGGATTGGAACGTTCTAGTAATGTGGCCTTCGCTAATTTGGTTGATAAAATGGGCACAGATAAGTGGAAAGAATATATGAACGCATTTGGTATAGGAAAATCAACTGATTCTGGTTTAGCAAATGAAGCTGCAGGAACGATTGCATATAACTATCCTTTAGAAAAAGCCAATACCTCGTTTGGTCAAGGTTTAACAGTAACTGATTTTCAAATGTTACAGGCATTCTCAGCGGTGGCAAATAATGGTAAAATGGTAAAGCCATATTTTATTGAAAAAAAGGTTGATCCTAATACTGGAAAAGAAACGGTTACTCAACCGACTGTTGTGGGAGAACCAATTACAGCCGAAACAGCTAAAAAAGAATTAGAGTATTTACAACAAGTCGTTTATAGTGAAAATGGAACCGGAAAAGTTTATCAGATTGAAAATTACCGAATTGCAGCCAAAACAGGAACTGCTGAAATCGTTGATCCTAAAACTGGCTTATACGCAAAAGGCGATAACAATTATGTTTTTTCTGTAGCGGGCATGGCTCCAGCAGAAAATCCAGAGTTGATTTTATATGTTACGATGAAACAACCACAAGTTTATGATGGGATGATTTCTGGTGGCGGCATGATTGCAGAAGTATTTAATCCCGTCATGGAACGTGCTTTGCAATACCAAGAACTTGGTAAGGAATCAAATAACGAGGCTGCTAATCAAGTGGTGATGCCAAAAATCACTGGCGGAACAAAAGAATCTGCTGTGAAAACATTAGAAGACAATAAGTTAAGTGTGACCATTGTTGGAAATGGTGATACAATAGTACAGCAAATGCCTTTGCCAAATGAAACTGTTTTGGAAGGACAGCGTGCAATGGTTTTAACAAATGGAGCTATGACCATGCCAAATATGATTGGTTGGTCAAAAAACGATGTTTTAAAAGTTTCAGAAATGACGGGACAAAAATTTAAAATTGATGGGGACGGTTTTGTAACAGCCCAAAGTTTACCGGAAAATTCCAATATGGAAGGTGCCGCAGACATTGTGGTTACGTTAGCAGCCCCACAATGA
- a CDS encoding UDP-N-acetylmuramoyl-L-alanyl-D-glutamate--2,6-diaminopimelate ligase: MKATSLIANLQLKRLSKEIAPTLEIKSITQDTREIKAGSLFVCISGALFDGHKFAQEAVEKGAVLLIAEKPIDVEVPVIYVANSNRAMAILADAFYEHPSQDFRVVGVTGTNGKTTITHLIDQIFRDHQEVTGVIGTMYRRIGDEIFETKNTTPDSLTLQKTFAEMRKKQVTTCAIEVSSHSLVQGRVWGTDFDIAVFTNLSQDHLEYHHTMEEYAHAKSLLFSQLGNVYQPEKPKFAILNVDDAVGRDFQKMTAAEIMTYGIEEKADFRATSIKITNRGTSFDLLFAEKSYPVHLQLAGKFNVLNALAAIATAYVAGIELDSIICSLESIAGVRGRFELVQGEQDFAVVVDYAHTPDGLLNVLNTINEFKTGNVYCVVGCGGDRDKTKRPKMARIAMDYADHVIFTSDNPRTEDPATILEDVVAELGAEEEYQLIVDRHVAIEEAVKQAQKNDVILIAGKGHEDYQIIGTTKHHFDDVEEAKKAIATYYIGNSSKK, from the coding sequence ATGAAAGCCACAAGTTTAATTGCTAATTTACAATTAAAACGCTTGTCTAAAGAAATTGCACCAACCCTAGAAATTAAAAGCATAACACAAGATACACGAGAAATTAAGGCAGGATCTTTATTTGTTTGTATCTCTGGTGCATTATTTGATGGACATAAATTTGCCCAAGAAGCTGTTGAAAAAGGGGCTGTATTATTAATAGCAGAAAAACCGATTGATGTGGAAGTTCCTGTAATTTATGTTGCAAATTCTAATCGGGCTATGGCAATTTTGGCAGATGCTTTTTATGAACATCCTAGCCAAGACTTTCGTGTTGTGGGTGTTACTGGAACCAATGGAAAAACAACGATTACTCATTTAATTGATCAAATATTCCGAGATCATCAAGAGGTGACTGGGGTTATCGGAACGATGTATCGTCGAATTGGTGATGAGATTTTTGAAACTAAAAATACAACACCGGATAGTTTAACTTTGCAAAAAACTTTTGCAGAGATGCGTAAGAAACAAGTAACAACATGTGCAATAGAAGTTTCGTCACATTCTTTAGTACAGGGTCGTGTTTGGGGAACGGATTTTGATATTGCAGTTTTTACAAATTTAAGTCAAGATCATCTCGAATATCACCATACTATGGAAGAATACGCACATGCAAAAAGCTTATTATTTTCTCAATTAGGTAATGTGTATCAACCAGAAAAGCCTAAATTCGCTATTTTAAATGTAGATGATGCAGTGGGTCGTGATTTTCAAAAGATGACAGCTGCAGAGATAATGACTTATGGTATTGAAGAAAAGGCTGATTTTAGAGCAACTTCAATTAAAATTACAAATCGTGGAACAAGCTTTGATTTACTCTTCGCTGAAAAAAGCTATCCAGTACATTTACAATTGGCTGGGAAATTCAATGTTTTGAATGCTTTGGCAGCAATTGCAACAGCATATGTAGCGGGAATCGAGTTAGATAGTATTATTTGTTCCTTAGAGAGTATCGCTGGTGTTCGTGGACGTTTTGAATTAGTCCAAGGAGAACAGGATTTTGCTGTAGTCGTAGATTATGCGCATACACCAGATGGTCTTTTAAATGTTTTAAATACGATTAATGAGTTTAAAACAGGAAATGTTTATTGTGTTGTGGGTTGTGGAGGAGATCGGGATAAAACGAAACGTCCTAAGATGGCTCGAATTGCAATGGATTATGCAGATCATGTTATTTTTACATCAGATAATCCTAGAACAGAGGATCCAGCTACAATTTTAGAAGATGTTGTTGCTGAACTAGGAGCTGAAGAGGAGTATCAGCTTATTGTTGATCGTCATGTAGCAATTGAGGAAGCTGTTAAACAAGCTCAGAAGAATGATGTTATTTTAATTGCAGGTAAAGGTCATGAAGATTATCAAATTATTGGTACAACAAAGCATCATTTTGATGATGTGGAAGAAGCCAAAAAAGCAATTGCAACGTATTATATTGGAAATTCATCTAAAAAATAG
- the murG gene encoding undecaprenyldiphospho-muramoylpentapeptide beta-N-acetylglucosaminyltransferase, translated as MKIILSGGGTGGHIYPALALIRQLQKVEPTLDVLYVGTEKGLEKKIVEKAGIPFKAVEVQGFKRSLSFENVKTVQLFFKSVSDSKKIVKEFQPDIVIGTGGYVCAPVVYAAAKQGIPTIIHEQNSVAGVTNKFLSKYASKIAICFEEARQEFAKFPEKIVLTGNPRAQEVASIQQSTILEEYQLKADYPTLLIFGGSRGARKINEAFVAALPELVKKEYQILFATGEVHYQKIQEELAILADKDSNVSVVPFIYNMPEVFANVSLVMARSGATSLAELTALGLPSILIPSPYVTNDHQTRNAESLTTHGAAEMIADVDLTGERLILEVDQLMMNPDKRLKMAGEAKKLGIPDAADRLVALIRELI; from the coding sequence ATGAAAATTATTTTATCAGGTGGCGGAACTGGTGGACATATTTATCCAGCTCTAGCTTTAATTAGACAACTCCAAAAAGTCGAACCAACTCTTGATGTTCTATACGTCGGAACGGAAAAAGGGTTGGAGAAAAAAATTGTGGAAAAAGCTGGAATTCCTTTTAAAGCAGTTGAAGTTCAAGGGTTTAAACGTTCTCTATCATTTGAAAATGTGAAAACAGTTCAACTTTTTTTTAAAAGTGTTTCAGACTCTAAAAAGATTGTGAAAGAATTTCAACCGGATATTGTGATTGGAACAGGTGGTTATGTTTGTGCTCCAGTTGTGTATGCAGCTGCAAAACAGGGAATTCCAACGATTATTCATGAACAAAACAGTGTTGCAGGAGTGACAAATAAATTTTTGAGTAAGTATGCTTCTAAAATAGCGATTTGCTTTGAAGAAGCGCGTCAAGAATTTGCTAAATTTCCAGAAAAAATTGTTTTAACTGGAAATCCTCGTGCACAGGAAGTTGCTTCGATTCAACAGTCAACTATTTTAGAAGAGTATCAATTAAAAGCGGATTATCCAACATTGTTAATTTTTGGTGGAAGTCGTGGAGCACGTAAAATTAACGAGGCCTTTGTTGCTGCCTTACCAGAATTAGTAAAAAAAGAGTATCAGATTTTATTTGCAACGGGTGAAGTTCATTATCAAAAAATTCAAGAAGAGTTAGCAATTTTAGCTGATAAGGATAGCAATGTTTCGGTTGTGCCATTTATTTACAATATGCCTGAAGTTTTTGCAAATGTATCCTTGGTGATGGCTCGTAGCGGAGCGACTAGTTTGGCAGAGTTGACGGCATTGGGATTACCAAGTATTTTAATTCCGAGTCCCTATGTAACAAATGACCATCAAACGCGCAATGCAGAAAGTTTAACTACCCATGGAGCGGCAGAAATGATTGCTGATGTTGACTTAACTGGAGAACGTTTAATTTTAGAGGTTGATCAATTAATGATGAATCCAGATAAACGCTTGAAAATGGCAGGAGAAGCGAAAAAATTAGGAATTCCAGATGCTGCTGATCGTTTAGTTGCCTTAATTCGTGAATTGATTTAA
- the ftsL gene encoding cell division protein FtsL — protein sequence MNNNLARELEIDVPLRSPEAPKESPVHMPAPRKAGITRIEKLLVVSVSIVVFALMTFYISQEIMISTLNRTLQDKTVTIANEQNVNENLSQEIQELSRYDRVYEIAKKAGLTMNEANIRNVSK from the coding sequence ATGAATAATAATTTGGCAAGAGAACTTGAAATAGACGTTCCCCTACGTTCCCCAGAAGCACCTAAAGAGTCGCCAGTACATATGCCGGCTCCTCGTAAAGCTGGGATTACAAGGATTGAAAAATTGTTAGTAGTAAGTGTTTCAATTGTTGTATTTGCATTGATGACATTTTATATTTCTCAAGAAATTATGATTTCAACATTGAATCGGACGTTGCAAGATAAAACTGTAACAATTGCTAATGAACAAAACGTCAATGAAAATTTGTCACAAGAAATACAAGAGCTATCACGTTATGATCGTGTATACGAGATAGCAAAAAAAGCTGGATTAACAATGAATGAAGCAAATATAAGGAATGTATCAAAATGA
- the murD gene encoding UDP-N-acetylmuramoyl-L-alanine--D-glutamate ligase, which yields MKKITSYENKKILVLGLALSGVNAAKLLHELGALVTVNDYKSFEENPEAQELLESGIRVVTGGHPVDLLDEDFELVVKNPGIMYNNPIVKRAIEKGIPVITEVELAYEVSESTLIGITGTNGKTTTTTMIADILNQNRIKGHAYVAGNIGMPASLVAQTTTPNDEIVIELSSFQLMGITKLRPSIAVITNIFEAHIDYHGTREEYVAAKWRITENQTADDYLILNWDQPELRELAKSSKAQIIPFSRKEVLENGAYVKEGKIYYRNECIMEKTAILVPGEHNVENALAAIAVAKLMGQSNENIAELLTTFTGVKHRTQFVTDYQKRKFYNDSKATNILATENALKGFSNPVILLAGGLDRGNGFDELIPSLKNVKALIVFGETASKLEEVGRKAGVKEIRVVQNVEAAVPVAYDLSDEDTVILLSPACASWDQYRSFEVRGDAYIKAIQQLIAELKEQEE from the coding sequence ATGAAAAAAATTACAAGTTATGAGAATAAAAAAATATTGGTTTTAGGACTGGCTTTAAGCGGTGTAAATGCTGCAAAATTATTGCATGAATTAGGTGCATTAGTAACAGTTAATGATTATAAGAGTTTTGAAGAAAATCCAGAAGCACAAGAATTATTGGAATCTGGAATTCGTGTTGTAACAGGTGGACATCCGGTGGATTTGCTAGATGAAGATTTTGAATTAGTCGTTAAAAACCCAGGGATTATGTACAATAACCCAATTGTAAAGCGTGCAATTGAAAAAGGAATCCCGGTTATTACAGAAGTTGAATTAGCTTATGAAGTATCTGAAAGCACTCTAATTGGGATTACTGGAACAAATGGGAAAACAACCACAACGACAATGATTGCTGATATTTTAAATCAGAATCGAATAAAAGGACATGCCTATGTTGCAGGAAATATTGGAATGCCTGCTAGTTTAGTAGCGCAAACTACAACGCCTAATGATGAAATTGTGATTGAGTTATCAAGTTTCCAATTAATGGGAATAACCAAATTGCGTCCAAGTATTGCTGTAATTACGAATATTTTTGAAGCGCATATTGACTATCATGGTACTCGTGAAGAATACGTAGCAGCTAAATGGCGCATTACAGAGAATCAAACAGCCGACGATTATTTAATCCTAAATTGGGATCAGCCTGAATTACGTGAATTAGCTAAATCAAGCAAAGCACAAATTATTCCTTTTTCAAGAAAAGAAGTATTGGAAAATGGAGCTTATGTAAAAGAAGGTAAAATTTATTATCGAAATGAATGTATCATGGAAAAAACAGCAATTTTAGTTCCCGGTGAGCATAATGTTGAGAATGCTTTAGCAGCTATCGCGGTAGCCAAATTAATGGGGCAAAGTAATGAAAATATTGCTGAATTGTTAACAACTTTTACTGGTGTGAAACATCGTACACAATTTGTAACTGACTATCAAAAACGTAAATTCTACAATGACTCAAAAGCAACCAATATTCTGGCAACAGAAAATGCCTTAAAAGGATTTTCTAATCCTGTTATTTTATTAGCAGGTGGATTGGATCGTGGTAATGGATTTGATGAGTTAATTCCTTCTTTGAAAAATGTAAAAGCTTTAATTGTATTTGGTGAAACAGCAAGTAAGTTAGAAGAAGTAGGTCGAAAAGCTGGAGTTAAAGAAATACGGGTAGTTCAAAATGTTGAAGCAGCTGTACCAGTTGCCTATGACTTAAGTGATGAAGATACTGTTATTTTACTTTCTCCTGCATGTGCAAGTTGGGATCAGTATCGAAGTTTTGAAGTACGTGGTGACGCATATATTAAAGCGATTCAGCAGTTAATTGCAGAACTGAAAGAACAGGAGGAGTAG
- the mraY gene encoding phospho-N-acetylmuramoyl-pentapeptide-transferase, whose product MHWTEMLIPFVSSFALTIMVMPIFIGYFRMKQLGQVTRDEGPKWHEVKTGTPTMGGLVFLLATIITAIWVGIWQGWLTLSLGLLLFILALYGLLGFLDDFIKVFKKRNLGLTSKQKLIGQIVGGIIFFVLFKNDGLSTAINLPVIGFVNIGWFYGVFVLFWLVGFSNAVNLTDGLDGLVAGTASIAYGAYGIIAWKQGQSDVLIFCLAIIGGLVGFFFFNKKPAKIFMGDVGSLALGGGLAAISILLHQEWSLLLIGLIFVIETASVMIQVTSFKLTGKRVFKMSPIHHHFEMSGWSEWRVVLTFWAVGLVASVLALMIIL is encoded by the coding sequence ATGCATTGGACAGAGATGTTGATTCCATTTGTTAGTAGTTTTGCACTGACAATTATGGTGATGCCAATATTTATTGGCTATTTTAGAATGAAACAATTGGGACAAGTAACAAGAGATGAAGGTCCTAAATGGCACGAAGTGAAAACAGGAACGCCAACTATGGGTGGTTTAGTTTTCTTATTAGCGACAATTATTACGGCTATTTGGGTTGGTATTTGGCAAGGTTGGCTTACTCTGTCTTTAGGGTTACTGCTCTTTATTTTAGCTTTGTATGGTTTATTAGGATTTTTAGATGATTTTATTAAAGTCTTTAAAAAACGTAATTTAGGATTGACATCAAAGCAAAAATTAATTGGACAAATTGTTGGTGGAATCATATTTTTTGTACTATTTAAGAATGATGGTTTGTCAACTGCGATTAATTTACCAGTGATCGGCTTTGTAAATATCGGTTGGTTCTATGGAGTATTTGTTTTATTTTGGTTAGTTGGTTTTTCTAATGCCGTTAATTTGACCGATGGTTTAGATGGATTAGTAGCAGGGACAGCAAGCATTGCCTATGGTGCCTATGGAATTATTGCTTGGAAACAAGGACAATCAGATGTACTAATTTTTTGTTTAGCAATTATTGGTGGTTTAGTTGGGTTCTTTTTCTTTAATAAGAAACCTGCAAAAATCTTCATGGGAGATGTAGGTTCGTTAGCTTTAGGTGGTGGTTTAGCAGCTATTTCAATCTTGCTTCATCAAGAATGGTCATTATTACTTATTGGTTTGATTTTTGTAATTGAAACAGCAAGTGTTATGATTCAAGTAACTTCTTTCAAATTAACAGGAAAAAGAGTTTTCAAAATGAGTCCAATTCACCATCACTTTGAAATGAGTGGTTGGAGCGAATGGCGTGTCGTGTTAACTTTTTGGGCAGTCGGTTTAGTTGCATCTGTTTTAGCGTTAATGATTATTTTGTAA